In Frondihabitans sp. PAMC 28766, a genomic segment contains:
- a CDS encoding aldo/keto reductase family protein produces the protein MEFRYLGRSGLKISEITYGNWLTHASQVENDQATACVRAALDSGITTFDTADAYANTAAEKVLGDALAGERRESLEIFTKVYWPTGPRGHNDVGLSRKHILESIDGSLKRLGTDYVDLYQAHRFDVETPLEETMQAFADVVRQGKALYIGVSEWNSQQIQQGHELAQKLGIQLISNQPQYSMLWRVIEQEVVPASAQYGLSQIVWSPIAQGVLTGKYKKGQELPAGSRATDEKGGANTIKRFLTDEVLDGVAQLEPIAADLGLSMAQLAVAWVLQNPNVASAIIGASRPEQVVDNVKAAGIVLPSEAMSAIDAAVGHLAETDPSKTVSPESRPA, from the coding sequence ATGGAATTCCGCTACCTCGGCCGCTCCGGCCTCAAGATCTCCGAGATCACCTACGGCAACTGGCTCACCCACGCGTCCCAGGTCGAGAACGACCAGGCGACCGCGTGCGTCCGCGCCGCCCTCGACTCCGGCATCACGACGTTCGACACCGCCGACGCGTACGCGAACACCGCTGCCGAGAAGGTGCTGGGTGACGCCCTCGCCGGCGAGCGCCGCGAGTCGCTCGAGATCTTCACCAAGGTGTACTGGCCGACCGGCCCCCGCGGCCACAACGATGTGGGGCTCAGCCGCAAGCACATCCTCGAGTCGATCGACGGGTCGCTGAAGCGCCTCGGCACCGACTACGTCGACCTCTACCAGGCGCACCGCTTCGACGTCGAGACGCCGCTCGAAGAGACGATGCAGGCGTTCGCCGACGTCGTCCGTCAGGGCAAGGCGCTCTACATCGGCGTCTCCGAGTGGAACTCACAGCAGATCCAGCAGGGACACGAGCTCGCGCAGAAGCTGGGCATCCAGCTCATCTCGAACCAGCCGCAGTACTCGATGCTCTGGCGCGTCATCGAGCAGGAGGTCGTGCCCGCCTCGGCGCAGTACGGCCTGTCGCAGATCGTGTGGTCGCCCATCGCGCAGGGCGTGCTCACCGGCAAATACAAGAAGGGGCAGGAGCTGCCCGCCGGCAGTCGCGCCACCGACGAGAAGGGCGGCGCGAACACCATCAAGCGCTTCCTCACCGACGAGGTGCTCGACGGCGTCGCCCAGCTCGAGCCGATCGCCGCCGACCTCGGGCTCTCGATGGCACAGCTCGCCGTCGCGTGGGTGCTGCAGAACCCGAACGTCGCCTCGGCGATCATCGGCGCTTCGCGACCCGAGCAGGTCGTCGACAACGTCAAGGCCGCCGGGATCGTGCTTCCGTCCGAAGCGATGTCGGCGATCGACGCGGCCGTGGGCCACCTGGCCGAGACCGACCCGTCGAAGACCGTGTCGCCGGAGTCGCGGCCGGCCTGA
- a CDS encoding glycosyltransferase family 39 protein has product MTTTTERPVKTPPRSTATADTPTTVIPKHPSRFGGWLGRHGASISWIVPVLAITGVIQRINMTGSPQRIDDEGTYTAQAWAIGHLGALTHYTYWYDHPPLGWIQIAGYAGLTDAFGRYSQAVYAGREAMLFFALVSVLLLWFLARRIGLSRPASAVAAFVFGVSPLAIQFHRTVYLDNVAVPWLLLAFLLALSRKNQLAGFIGAAFAMGISVLSKETFLLALPFLAWVMIRNSEKSTRRYTLATSGAVLALVGGAYVVFAAVKGELLPGKGHTSLITGLTFQLGTRNSSGSIFDSSSLFFKVVDQWWNLDQVFIVLALVSAIVGLFFRRTRPFAALMVFAVAVMFRPNSYVPVPYVIMLLPFGALLIAGVGDSAVKAYRERKAGRVTTALNRTGATAWLVVSALAIAAIVPLWTIQLRGFLQSDLDQPMVSAESWVDNNVSHQSRLLVDDSMWVDLVKDGFNRDNVIWFYKLDTDGMVEAQNPNGWKDSDYIIETDSVRTSASAEPNIQKALKNSTVVADFGAGTQEVTVRQIHPQGLAAYTAQQKAEAIARSAAGTQLAANPNLIASTQVTTALKQGRLDARSLVVLGQLLGTGKVTLSNLSALPGESSDTYRRLVLKAQGEPGAQLTTWLKGVGSTYAPSTVTRTGAGTVVVFPAIEGAGLVG; this is encoded by the coding sequence ATGACGACGACCACCGAACGCCCTGTCAAAACCCCGCCGCGCTCGACGGCCACCGCCGACACGCCGACCACCGTCATCCCGAAGCACCCCTCGCGGTTCGGCGGGTGGCTCGGTCGCCACGGCGCCTCGATCTCGTGGATCGTGCCCGTTCTCGCCATCACCGGCGTGATCCAGCGCATCAACATGACCGGTTCGCCGCAGCGGATCGACGACGAGGGCACCTACACGGCGCAGGCCTGGGCCATCGGCCATCTCGGCGCCCTCACCCACTACACCTACTGGTACGACCACCCACCGCTCGGCTGGATCCAGATCGCCGGCTACGCCGGTCTGACCGACGCGTTCGGTCGCTACTCGCAGGCCGTCTACGCCGGGCGCGAGGCAATGCTCTTCTTCGCCCTCGTCTCCGTTCTGCTGCTGTGGTTCTTAGCGCGCAGGATCGGGCTCAGCCGGCCGGCATCCGCGGTCGCGGCCTTCGTGTTCGGCGTCTCGCCGCTCGCGATCCAGTTCCACCGCACGGTGTACCTCGACAACGTTGCGGTGCCGTGGCTGCTGCTGGCGTTCCTCCTGGCCCTCAGCCGCAAGAACCAGCTCGCCGGGTTCATCGGTGCGGCCTTCGCCATGGGCATCTCGGTGCTCTCGAAGGAGACCTTCCTGCTGGCGCTGCCCTTCCTGGCCTGGGTGATGATCCGCAACTCGGAGAAGTCGACGAGGCGCTACACGCTCGCCACCTCCGGCGCGGTGCTGGCCCTGGTCGGCGGGGCGTATGTCGTGTTCGCCGCGGTCAAGGGCGAGCTGCTGCCCGGCAAGGGGCACACCAGCCTCATCACGGGCCTCACCTTCCAGCTCGGCACCCGCAACTCGAGCGGATCGATCTTCGACTCGTCGAGCCTGTTCTTCAAGGTGGTCGACCAGTGGTGGAACCTCGACCAGGTCTTCATCGTGCTCGCCCTCGTCAGCGCGATCGTCGGGCTGTTCTTCCGCCGCACGCGCCCGTTCGCCGCCCTGATGGTGTTCGCGGTCGCCGTGATGTTCCGCCCGAACAGCTACGTTCCCGTGCCCTACGTGATCATGCTGCTGCCGTTCGGCGCGCTGCTGATCGCAGGGGTCGGCGACAGCGCCGTGAAGGCCTACCGCGAGCGGAAGGCCGGCCGCGTGACGACCGCCCTCAACCGGACGGGCGCCACTGCGTGGCTCGTGGTCTCCGCTCTTGCGATCGCCGCGATCGTGCCGCTCTGGACGATCCAGTTGCGCGGCTTCCTGCAGTCGGATCTCGACCAGCCCATGGTCAGTGCCGAGAGCTGGGTCGACAACAACGTGTCGCACCAGTCGCGCCTGCTCGTCGACGACTCGATGTGGGTCGACCTGGTCAAGGACGGCTTCAACCGCGACAACGTCATCTGGTTCTACAAGCTCGACACCGACGGCATGGTCGAGGCGCAGAACCCGAACGGCTGGAAGGACTCGGACTACATCATCGAGACCGACTCGGTGCGCACCTCGGCCTCGGCCGAGCCGAACATCCAGAAGGCGCTGAAGAACTCCACGGTCGTCGCCGACTTCGGCGCGGGCACCCAGGAGGTGACCGTCCGGCAGATCCACCCTCAGGGTCTCGCCGCCTACACCGCCCAGCAGAAGGCGGAGGCCATCGCCCGGTCGGCGGCCGGCACCCAGCTCGCCGCGAACCCGAACCTCATCGCCTCCACGCAGGTGACGACGGCTCTGAAGCAGGGCCGCCTCGACGCCCGCAGTCTGGTCGTCCTCGGCCAGCTGCTCGGCACCGGCAAGGTGACCCTCTCGAACCTCTCGGCGCTTCCCGGCGAGTCGAGCGACACCTACCGCCGTCTCGTCCTGAAAGCGCAAGGAGAGCCCGGGGCGCAGCTCACGACCTGGCTGAAGGGCGTCGGCAGCACCTACGCTCCCTCCACCGTCACCCGGACCGGCGCCGGCACCGTGGTCGTCTTCCCGGCGATCGAGGGGGCAGGGCTCGTCGGCTGA
- a CDS encoding glycosyl hydrolase family 8 has translation MAKTRAMIAGGVAAAVVVTAGIAVVAVGGLPSSHSASPAAPGAGSTPTTNSSAPAARTATQIGTAFLADYVQQTGSEKGRVIRRDQGSDTVSEGQGYGLLIAAGTGDQKTFQSIWSWTKKHLQRPDGLMAWDWKGGKVIDDQPASDADLDIARALVLGGQKFDDAAYTTAGTTLAGHIADDLTVQTPDGRVLLPGLWAKASGGTAGPWSYDPSYASPATFEQLAKATKDPRWQQLLTGSRAVTAKILQSTALPSDWAQIKADGSVVPLPNATGTAGTVMYGYDAGRVALRYSESCAAPDVALAAKIAPALAGKNPLPMELDLGGTPLNQDQSPLGYVARAAARASDGDSTGATRDLASADKLAQSTPTYYGSAWDALGALQLETNSLGDCSPLKGH, from the coding sequence ATGGCTAAGACGAGAGCGATGATCGCCGGGGGTGTCGCCGCGGCCGTCGTGGTCACCGCCGGCATCGCTGTCGTCGCCGTCGGCGGGCTGCCGAGCTCGCACAGCGCGAGCCCGGCCGCGCCCGGCGCGGGCAGCACCCCGACGACGAACTCGTCGGCACCCGCCGCTCGCACCGCGACGCAGATCGGCACGGCGTTCCTCGCCGACTACGTGCAGCAGACGGGGTCGGAGAAGGGTCGCGTGATCCGGCGCGACCAGGGTTCCGACACGGTCAGCGAGGGGCAGGGCTACGGCCTCCTCATCGCGGCCGGCACAGGCGACCAGAAGACCTTCCAGTCGATCTGGTCGTGGACGAAGAAGCACCTCCAGCGGCCCGACGGCCTGATGGCCTGGGACTGGAAGGGCGGCAAGGTGATCGACGATCAGCCGGCCAGCGACGCCGACCTCGACATCGCGCGCGCTCTCGTGCTCGGCGGTCAGAAGTTCGACGATGCGGCCTACACGACGGCGGGCACCACGCTGGCCGGACACATCGCCGACGACCTGACCGTTCAGACGCCCGACGGCCGCGTGCTCCTGCCCGGCCTCTGGGCGAAGGCCTCCGGCGGCACGGCAGGGCCCTGGTCGTACGACCCGTCGTACGCGTCGCCGGCCACGTTCGAGCAGCTGGCGAAGGCGACGAAAGACCCCCGCTGGCAGCAGCTGCTGACCGGGTCTCGGGCGGTGACCGCCAAGATCCTGCAGTCGACGGCCCTGCCGAGCGACTGGGCGCAGATCAAGGCGGACGGCTCGGTGGTGCCCCTGCCGAACGCGACGGGCACGGCCGGGACGGTCATGTACGGCTATGACGCCGGGCGCGTGGCGCTGCGCTATTCGGAGTCGTGCGCGGCGCCCGACGTCGCGCTGGCCGCCAAGATCGCCCCGGCGCTCGCCGGCAAGAATCCGCTGCCCATGGAGCTCGATCTTGGCGGCACCCCGCTGAACCAGGATCAGAGCCCCCTCGGCTACGTCGCCCGGGCCGCCGCCCGTGCGAGCGACGGCGATTCGACGGGAGCCACCCGCGACCTCGCGTCGGCCGACAAGCTCGCGCAGTCGACACCCACCTACTACGGCTCGGCCTGGGACGCCCTCGGCGCCCTCCAGCTCGAGACGAACTCACTCGGGGACTGCTCTCCGCTGAAAGGACACTGA
- a CDS encoding TIGR03086 family metal-binding protein, which translates to MTDWIALLRTAHSEFAARIAAVTDWDAPTPDTDWSVRDLVAHVVDDQQWVPLLLEGRTNAEARLEIEPLGDDLALEWHRHSKVALAAFERADLTRSVHLERDEVVASDYLEELTGDVTIHSWDLARATGAAEDLDDDLVDAVWGVFEPQADHLAQTGLYAPVVAVADDAPLRVRLLALTGRDAG; encoded by the coding sequence ATGACCGACTGGATCGCGCTGCTGCGCACCGCCCACTCCGAGTTCGCCGCGCGCATCGCCGCCGTCACCGACTGGGACGCCCCGACGCCCGACACCGACTGGAGCGTACGCGACCTCGTGGCGCACGTCGTCGACGACCAGCAGTGGGTTCCGCTGCTGCTCGAGGGCCGCACCAACGCCGAGGCCCGGCTCGAGATCGAGCCGCTCGGCGACGACCTCGCGCTCGAATGGCACCGGCACTCGAAAGTCGCCCTCGCCGCGTTCGAGCGCGCCGACCTGACGCGCAGCGTGCACCTCGAGCGCGACGAGGTGGTCGCCTCCGACTACCTCGAAGAGCTCACCGGCGACGTCACGATCCACAGTTGGGATCTCGCTCGCGCGACGGGCGCCGCCGAAGATCTCGACGACGACCTGGTCGACGCCGTCTGGGGCGTCTTCGAGCCGCAGGCCGACCACCTCGCCCAGACGGGCCTCTACGCGCCGGTCGTGGCCGTGGCCGACGACGCGCCGCTGCGGGTGCGCCTGCTGGCGCTGACGGGGCGCGACGCCGGCTGA
- a CDS encoding class F sortase gives MALRHRANRLRTALVVAAVATVACVGLAGCSTAAGAGATSATTPKPTPTATQDRGAAGSVQDPDTQSLSNAPATGVVPTSIAIPAIGVNATLQDLAISADGSLNPPNGVVQAGWYSAGIVPGAVGPAVIAGHIDSTTAPGVFLHLAKLVTGDEFTVTMSSGSVETWQVTGSRAALKTAFPTSDVYGTSPTPQLRLITCGGVFNAAIGHYNENTIVFASLLSSTPAKS, from the coding sequence ATGGCACTCCGACACCGCGCGAACCGGCTGCGGACGGCGCTCGTCGTCGCCGCGGTCGCGACGGTCGCGTGCGTCGGCCTGGCGGGCTGCTCGACGGCGGCGGGCGCAGGGGCCACCTCGGCCACGACGCCGAAGCCGACCCCGACGGCCACGCAGGATCGCGGGGCGGCCGGGAGCGTGCAGGATCCTGACACCCAGTCGCTCTCGAATGCGCCGGCAACCGGCGTGGTGCCGACGAGTATCGCCATCCCCGCGATCGGCGTGAACGCCACCCTGCAAGACCTGGCGATCAGCGCCGACGGCAGCCTGAACCCGCCGAACGGCGTCGTGCAGGCCGGCTGGTATTCGGCCGGCATCGTGCCGGGCGCAGTCGGGCCGGCCGTGATCGCCGGGCACATCGACTCGACCACCGCGCCCGGCGTCTTCCTGCACCTGGCGAAGCTGGTGACGGGCGACGAGTTCACCGTCACGATGTCGTCGGGCTCGGTCGAGACCTGGCAGGTCACCGGGTCGCGGGCCGCGCTCAAGACGGCCTTCCCCACGAGCGACGTCTACGGCACGAGCCCCACGCCCCAGCTGCGCCTCATCACCTGCGGCGGCGTCTTCAACGCCGCCATCGGCCACTACAACGAGAACACGATCGTGTTCGCCTCGCTGCTCTCGAGCACGCCCGCGAAGTCCTGA
- a CDS encoding glycosyltransferase — protein MSSDPTQSLHFLAAGSPAPLLNPQAPDTGGVVPNRGSSGLGHVASSGFQLPAWTPVEWIGYSALIIVSVLLTVVAVSTLWWMLHAWRSKDNLQGTTFSENPLPARHRFTLLVPGRHEEDVMGETLDRLAEQDHPDFEIIAIVGHDDPGTDRVAREAAARHPDLIRVVVDDTEPKNKPKALNLALQTSTGDIVGVFDAEDEVHPRLLTLVDSRFSETDADVVQGGVQLMNFETSWWSLRNVLEYYFWFRSRLHFHAKNKFIPLGGNTVFVTKEKLEWSDGWDANCLAEDCELGVRLSSDGANVVVAYSPEVVTREETPGSFTSLLKQRTRWNQGFMQVLSKGEWKKLPTVKQRFYARYLLTMPFIQAVTGLLIPVSIVLIFTIKVPTIVALITFVPVAPTLVLLAVEITGLAEFGRTYEKKVRARDYFRLIWGLIPYQVFLALAAVRAVYRQLRNQNGWEKTEHSGAHRDAEQTETNVIPIGAGRSNQPESAYLMVSGDER, from the coding sequence GTGTCGTCTGACCCGACGCAATCCCTGCACTTCCTCGCCGCCGGATCCCCGGCTCCCCTCCTGAACCCGCAGGCTCCCGACACCGGGGGAGTCGTGCCCAACCGCGGCAGCTCCGGCCTCGGCCACGTCGCCTCCTCAGGCTTCCAGCTGCCCGCCTGGACCCCCGTCGAGTGGATCGGCTACTCGGCCCTGATCATCGTGTCCGTGCTGCTCACCGTGGTCGCCGTGTCGACGCTGTGGTGGATGCTCCACGCCTGGCGCTCGAAAGACAACCTCCAGGGCACGACCTTCAGCGAGAACCCCCTGCCCGCGCGGCACCGCTTCACGCTGCTCGTGCCGGGGCGCCACGAAGAGGACGTCATGGGCGAGACCCTCGACCGTCTGGCCGAGCAGGATCACCCCGACTTCGAGATCATCGCGATCGTCGGCCACGACGACCCCGGCACCGACCGGGTCGCTCGCGAGGCGGCTGCGCGCCACCCCGACCTGATCCGGGTGGTCGTCGACGACACCGAACCGAAGAACAAGCCGAAGGCCCTCAACCTCGCGCTGCAGACCTCGACCGGCGACATCGTCGGCGTGTTCGATGCGGAGGACGAGGTGCACCCGCGCCTACTCACTCTGGTCGACTCGCGCTTCAGCGAGACCGATGCGGACGTGGTTCAGGGCGGCGTGCAGCTGATGAACTTCGAGACGTCGTGGTGGAGCCTCCGCAATGTGCTCGAGTACTACTTCTGGTTCCGCTCGCGTCTGCACTTCCATGCCAAGAACAAGTTCATCCCCCTCGGCGGCAACACCGTCTTCGTGACGAAGGAGAAGCTCGAGTGGTCGGACGGCTGGGACGCGAACTGCCTCGCTGAAGACTGCGAGCTCGGTGTGCGGCTCTCGAGCGACGGCGCCAACGTCGTCGTGGCCTACAGCCCGGAAGTCGTCACCCGCGAGGAGACTCCTGGCTCGTTCACGTCGCTCCTCAAGCAGCGCACCCGCTGGAATCAGGGCTTCATGCAGGTGCTCAGCAAGGGGGAGTGGAAGAAGCTGCCGACCGTCAAGCAGCGCTTCTACGCCCGCTATCTGCTGACGATGCCGTTCATCCAGGCCGTCACCGGCCTCCTGATCCCCGTGTCGATCGTGCTGATCTTCACGATCAAGGTGCCGACGATCGTCGCGCTCATCACATTCGTGCCGGTGGCTCCGACCCTGGTGCTGCTGGCCGTCGAGATCACCGGTCTTGCCGAGTTCGGGCGCACCTACGAGAAGAAAGTGCGCGCCCGCGACTACTTCCGCCTGATCTGGGGCCTGATCCCGTACCAGGTGTTCCTCGCCCTGGCCGCGGTTCGCGCCGTGTACCGCCAGTTGCGCAACCAGAACGGGTGGGAGAAGACGGAGCACTCCGGTGCCCACCGTGACGCCGAGCAGACCGAGACCAACGTCATCCCCATCGGCGCCGGCCGGTCGAACCAGCCCGAATCCGCCTACCTGATGGTGTCTGGAGACGAGCGATGA
- a CDS encoding DUF4397 domain-containing protein, which produces MAHAITAGPTPAGSTAPRRARKRVVIALAVTAVGLLAAGGALFGGTSSAQAAGSGTGWVRVGHLSPDTKSVDVKLTSFSGGQVVYELDDVTYGQVSPYKQLPDGTYAVSMTAANASKTAKPIVSASITVATGKPITVVAYGKNNDLKTTVFEDDLTKPAAGDARIRLVQAATVSKSVSVKTSTGTWIAQDAPFGSASGYASVKSGAWSLKLAGKDKTEAATTSVKLASGSINTLFVLDNSKGGITVVPVVDSAATTTTPVGGVQTGGGYEATHPDLAITGGYTPFAPVG; this is translated from the coding sequence ATGGCTCACGCCATCACTGCGGGCCCGACTCCCGCCGGAAGCACCGCACCCCGTCGCGCACGGAAGCGCGTCGTCATCGCCCTCGCCGTCACGGCCGTCGGCCTCCTCGCCGCGGGGGGCGCCCTCTTCGGAGGCACCTCGTCGGCGCAGGCGGCAGGATCCGGCACCGGCTGGGTCCGTGTCGGCCACCTCTCGCCCGACACGAAATCCGTCGACGTGAAACTGACCTCCTTCTCGGGCGGCCAGGTCGTCTACGAGCTCGACGACGTCACCTATGGCCAGGTCAGCCCCTACAAGCAGCTGCCCGACGGCACGTACGCCGTCTCGATGACCGCGGCCAACGCGTCGAAGACCGCGAAGCCGATCGTGAGCGCCTCCATCACGGTGGCCACCGGCAAGCCGATCACGGTGGTCGCCTACGGCAAGAACAACGACCTCAAGACCACCGTCTTCGAGGACGATCTCACGAAGCCCGCCGCGGGCGACGCGCGCATCCGGCTCGTCCAGGCGGCGACCGTCTCGAAGTCGGTCAGCGTGAAGACCTCGACCGGCACCTGGATCGCTCAGGACGCCCCGTTCGGCAGCGCCTCCGGCTACGCCTCGGTGAAGTCCGGAGCCTGGTCGCTGAAGCTCGCCGGCAAAGACAAGACGGAGGCCGCCACGACCAGCGTCAAGCTCGCCTCCGGCAGCATCAACACGCTGTTCGTGCTCGACAACTCGAAGGGCGGCATCACCGTCGTCCCCGTCGTCGACTCGGCCGCGACGACCACCACCCCGGTGGGCGGCGTGCAGACCGGCGGCGGCTACGAGGCGACGCACCCCGACCTGGCGATCACGGGCGGCTACACGCCGTTCGCGCCGGTGGGCTGA
- a CDS encoding 1-acyl-sn-glycerol-3-phosphate acyltransferase: protein MYSFLRNIVLRPVMFLWFRFTITGMSNIPTRGGVILAGNHIHFIDSVLIPGVVPRKMAYLVGASYMNSKSAKGRLLGWFLRNVGQLAIDRTGGSASRASLETGLAVLDHGRVVGIYPEGSRSRDGKLHRGRTGVARLVLASGVPVVPMSIQGSDQVLPRGARFPRRARITITFGEPLTFARVDGDYDATQLREVTDEIMRAIATLTPQEYDDTYTTARGA from the coding sequence GTGTACAGCTTCTTGCGCAACATCGTGCTGCGCCCCGTCATGTTCCTCTGGTTCCGGTTCACGATCACCGGGATGTCGAACATCCCGACGCGCGGCGGCGTGATCCTCGCCGGCAATCACATCCACTTCATCGACTCCGTGCTGATCCCGGGGGTCGTGCCGCGCAAGATGGCCTACCTGGTCGGTGCGAGCTACATGAACTCGAAATCGGCGAAGGGCCGGCTCCTCGGCTGGTTCTTGCGCAACGTCGGCCAGCTCGCCATCGACCGCACGGGCGGCTCGGCGTCGAGGGCGTCGCTCGAGACGGGGCTGGCGGTGCTCGACCACGGGCGGGTGGTCGGCATCTACCCCGAGGGGTCACGCTCCCGCGACGGCAAGCTGCACCGCGGGCGCACCGGCGTGGCCCGGTTGGTGCTGGCGTCAGGGGTGCCCGTGGTGCCCATGTCGATCCAGGGCAGCGACCAGGTGCTGCCTCGCGGTGCCCGATTTCCGCGCCGGGCTCGAATCACGATCACGTTCGGCGAGCCGCTGACCTTCGCTCGGGTCGACGGCGACTACGACGCCACGCAGTTGCGGGAGGTCACCGACGAGATCATGCGGGCCATCGCCACGCTCACCCCGCAGGAGTACGACGACACCTACACGACCGCGCGCGGCGCCTGA
- a CDS encoding YceI family protein, whose protein sequence is MAITTETIPGYVAGTWTIDPVHSELTFSVRHLAISKVKGSFGTFDVTLTTGESIVDSTVEASIDIASISTGNADRDGHLHSDDFFNTEAHPKAVFKSSSITEKGDDLIIDGELTLKGTTEPVQLKAEFGGIVTDGYGQTKAGFSAKGKIDRTKFGVSFNAPLDNGGLTLGNEISLDFEIQLVLQK, encoded by the coding sequence ATGGCCATCACCACCGAAACCATTCCCGGCTACGTCGCAGGCACCTGGACCATCGACCCCGTGCACTCCGAACTCACCTTCTCGGTGCGCCACCTCGCCATCTCGAAGGTCAAGGGCTCGTTCGGCACGTTCGACGTCACCCTGACCACCGGCGAGTCGATCGTCGACTCGACCGTCGAGGCCTCCATCGACATCGCCTCGATCTCGACCGGCAACGCCGACCGCGACGGCCACCTGCACTCCGACGACTTCTTCAACACCGAGGCCCACCCCAAGGCCGTCTTCAAGTCCTCGTCGATCACCGAGAAGGGTGACGACCTCATCATCGACGGCGAGCTCACTCTCAAGGGCACGACCGAGCCCGTCCAGCTCAAAGCCGAGTTCGGCGGCATCGTCACCGACGGCTACGGTCAGACCAAAGCCGGATTCTCGGCCAAGGGCAAGATCGACCGCACCAAGTTCGGCGTGTCGTTCAACGCTCCCCTCGACAACGGCGGCCTGACCCTCGGCAACGAGATCTCGCTCGACTTCGAGATCCAGCTCGTCCTGCAGAAGTAA